The genome window TTTTATTTCTGGTTTTTCTTCAACAATAGGCTCTCTATAATAGGTTATTTTTTCAGGAGCTGCAGCTACCTGCATTTTAACTGCGCTCTGTGTTTTATTATCAATACTATTCATTACCAGTCCAACAGCAGTTGCATATAACGGACTTGAAATTTCCTCATCTGAATTACCAGCTAAATGCTCATTTGGATATCCAATTCTTGTATCCATTCCGGTAATGTACTCAACCAACTGCTTGATATGTTTTAATTGTGCTCCTCCTCCTGTAAGGACAATTCCGGCAATTAATTTTTTGCGCGGATCTTCATGTCCATAAGCTCTTACTTCGGTAAAAACCTGCTCAATTATCTCAACAACTCTTGCATTTATTATTTTCGAAAGATTCTTTAACGAAATCTCTTTAGGCTCTCTTCCTCTTAATCCTGGAATAGAAACAATTTCATTGTCTTTATTTTCTCCAGGCCAGGCCGAACCAAATTTCACTTTCAACAACTCGGCTTGCTTTTCTATAATCGAACAGCCTTCTTTGATATCATCTGTAATCACATTTCCTCCGAAAGGGATAACTGCTGTATGACGAATAATTCCGTCCTTGAAAATTGCCAGATCAGTCGTTCCACCTCCAATGTCAATAAGAGCAACTCCAGCCTCTTTTTCTTCCTGACTCAAAACAGCATCCGAAGATGCTAACGGCTCTAATGTAAGCCCCGACAATTCAATACCTGAACTCTGAATACATCTGCCGACATTTCTAATAGAAGATGCCTGTCCTACTACAACATGAAAACTGCTTTCCAGTCTTCCTCCATACATTCCAATCGGTTCTTTAATATCTGACTGCCCGTCAATTTTAAATTCCTGTGGCAATACATGAATAATTTCTTCTCCTGGCAGCATAGCGAGTTTATGCACCTGATTGATCAATAAATCAATATCATTTCCTCCTATTACTTCTTCAGGATTACTTCTGCTGATGTAATCACTATGCTGAATACTTCTTATATGCTGTCCCGCAATACCTACTACAACATCTTTTATTTTATAGCCTGAATTATTTTCAGCCTCAAGAATCGCTTGCTGAATCGACTGGATTGTCTGAGTGATGTTATTTACAACACCTCTTGCAACACCTAAACTTTTAGATTTACCAACACCTAAAATTTCAAGTTTTCCATACTCGTTCTTTTTGCCTATCATGGCAACTATTTTTGTTGTCCCAATGTCTAGACCTACTGCAATATTCTCTTTTTCCATTTTCTATTATTTTGTGCAAACTACCTGTTCCGTAAACCGGAGATCTATTTTTTTATATTTATACAAAGAACTGTCCAAACTTACTTTTTGAAAAAAAGCTTTGTAATTTTGAAATTTTCGTTCTACATTTATCAAACCGCCAAAATCAATTTGATAATTATAATTTCTATTGAGCATTAATAAGCTACCATTAGGCATAATTTGTATCCCAATGATGTTTTTTCTCAAAAACGCATCATCATAAATTATCTTAAATAATTTAAATAAATCTTTGTTGTTTTTCTTGTTTATCTCCCCAGAAACAAGTGGAACCCGAGCTGTAAAATTTGCCGACAATGGCATGGTATTCCCCTCACTGTCAATATAAAAGGAACCCTCATCATTAAAGACCCTAGCAATAGGGGTCTTTTGTTTTACAACTGCTTTTAGAACACCATCGATACTTACATAAACATCTGCTTTCTCGATCATTTTCTGAGCATTTAATACCTGCTCCAATTTGTTCAAATCTAGCCTATCTTTTCTTATAGTTTTAGCATCCGGATTATTTTCTATCAACAATTTATTAACCGTTTCGCTTTTTAAAAAAAGAGCGTTATCACCTACAAAAACAACTTCTGTTTTAATCAATTTTCTCTTCGAATTTCTTTTTGACGTAAATGAAAAAAGAAAAATGACCAACGAAAACATTAGTAATAATCTTATATTATTCCAATTAAAAACTTTCATATAATGCTTTTTTAATTGACGGAACCATCTCACCTAAATCACCCGCTCCGATTGTTACAATTACAGCGGCATCATTAGCTAAAATTTCAGAAATGAGATCTTCTTTATTCACTATTTTCTTATGTTCATTTGTCATTTTATCCATAAGCCATTGTGAAGTTATTCCTTCCATCGGCAGTTCACGTGCAGGATAAATTTCCATCAGAAATACTTCGTCAAAAGCAGACAGACTTTTAGCAAAATTATCTGCAAAATCCCTTGTTCTGCTAAATAAATGCGGCTGAAAAACTGCCAGTACTTTTTTACCCGGATACAATTCCCTAACAGCCTGATGAACAGCATTTATTTCGGTAGGATGATGTGCATAATCATCAATATAAACTAAATTATCGCTTTTAATCTGGCATGAAAAACGTCTTCTTATTCCTTTAAATGAATCCAAAGCCCTGGCAACAGCGTCAGTCGGGGTGCCGTAGGTTACTGCCATGGCCAATGCCATTAAAGCATTCATTAAATTGTGTTTACCCGGCAGTCCGAAACGCAGATCTTTAATCAGACCGTTTGGCGTTTTCACATCAAAAACATAACTGCTGTTTTCTATCCTCACATTCAGAGCCTGAAAAACTGCCTCTTGATTAACTGCGCAGACAATACCGTCAATTGGCAGTTCATTAGTTATAAAAAGATTCTTCTTGTCTTTAATTTTATCAGCAAATTCCACAAACGAAGCTTCGATTGCATCACTTGTTCCATAAATATCTAAATGATCCGCATCCATTGAAGTCACACAAGCAATATTCGGATGCAGATGCAGGAAGGAACGGTCAAATTCATCAGCTTCGACTACCGTGACTGTTTTACCGTTTCCAATTAAATTAGAATCATAATTCTCAACTATTCCGCCTATAAAAGCTGTAACATCTGCACCGCTTTCATATAAAATATGCCCCAAAATACTTGAGGTAGTTGTTTTGCCATGCGTTCCCGCTACCGCAAAGCAAAAAGTATCTTTGGTAATAATTCCTAAAACTTCAGCTCTCTTTTTCAATTCATACCCGCGCTCCATGAAAAAATTCCACTCAGAATGTGTAAATGGTACCGCCGGCGTAATTATAACCAATGTATTTTCAACGTAATAATTACTTGGAATCAAACTGATATCATCTTCAAAATGAATATCAATACCGCTTTCAATCAATTCACTGGTAAGGATTGAAGGTGTTTTATCATAGCCTGAAACGTGCTTGCCAATAGCTTTAAAATAACGGGCTAAAGCACTCATCCCAATGCCTCCGATTCCTATGAAATAGACGTTATGTATTTGATTTAAATTCATTTTGCTTTATTTATATTTTATCATCCTTCTTCTGCATTCAGCAGTTTTTATAAATACTGATCCGTTTATTTAATCAGCTTCACGATTTCATCAGCAATCTGAGCTGTTGCATTTGGTCTGGCCAGCAGCTTAATATTCTGGCTTAACTGCTCCTGCTTTCCTGGGTCTTTAATCAAAGATTCAAAAACCAGACTGAAGTCGTCATCCAATTGTGATTCTTTGAGTAAAATTGCTCCTTTTTTATCTACAATTGCCTGAGCATTTTTAGTCTGATGATCTTCGGCTACATTAGGAGACGGAATAAAAATTACTGGTTTCCCCACTATGCACAGCTCCGAAACCGAAGATGCGCCAGCTCTGGAAATCACAACATCTGAAGCCGCATAAACCAAATCCATTCTCTCAATAAAAGCCATTACCTGAACATTGTACTGATTGTATTTTTTATAATCTTCAAAATAAAATTTTCCGCACTGCCAGATTACCTGAACATTTAACGAAAGTAATTTATCCAGCTGCTTTTCGATTAACTGGTTGATTCTTCTGGCTCCAAGACTTCCGCCCAGGATCAATAATGTTTTTTTATTTCTGTCTAATTTAAAATGCGCAATAGCTTCCTCTCTTTTAGACTCTATATCCAATAAATCCTGACGAACGGGATTCCCTGTTAACGTTATTTTATCCTGAGGAAAAAATCTTTCCAAATGCTCGTATGCAACACAAATGCTGTTTGCTTTTTTACTCAGCAGCTTATTAGTGATTCCAGGATAGGAATTTTGTTCCTGAATAACTGTTGGAATATTCATACTGTTAGCCATTTTCAATAATGGCCCACTGGCAAAACCTCCTGTTCCAATAACCACATCAGGTTTGAACTGCTTGATGATTTTTCTCGATTTCCATAAACTGTCAATAAATTTCAAAGGCAGCATTGCATTCTGAAAGGTTATTTTCCTCTGCAGACCGGCTATCCAAAGGCCTTTAATTTCATAGCCTGCC of Flavobacterium marginilacus contains these proteins:
- the ftsA gene encoding cell division protein FtsA, with the translated sequence MEKENIAVGLDIGTTKIVAMIGKKNEYGKLEILGVGKSKSLGVARGVVNNITQTIQSIQQAILEAENNSGYKIKDVVVGIAGQHIRSIQHSDYISRSNPEEVIGGNDIDLLINQVHKLAMLPGEEIIHVLPQEFKIDGQSDIKEPIGMYGGRLESSFHVVVGQASSIRNVGRCIQSSGIELSGLTLEPLASSDAVLSQEEKEAGVALIDIGGGTTDLAIFKDGIIRHTAVIPFGGNVITDDIKEGCSIIEKQAELLKVKFGSAWPGENKDNEIVSIPGLRGREPKEISLKNLSKIINARVVEIIEQVFTEVRAYGHEDPRKKLIAGIVLTGGGAQLKHIKQLVEYITGMDTRIGYPNEHLAGNSDEEISSPLYATAVGLVMNSIDNKTQSAVKMQVAAAPEKITYYREPIVEEKPEIKEEVYVQPEKVLQTEPVREESTENKIRRSFFDKYVDKIKEFLDNAE
- a CDS encoding cell division protein FtsQ/DivIB, whose protein sequence is MKVFNWNNIRLLLMFSLVIFLFSFTSKRNSKRKLIKTEVVFVGDNALFLKSETVNKLLIENNPDAKTIRKDRLDLNKLEQVLNAQKMIEKADVYVSIDGVLKAVVKQKTPIARVFNDEGSFYIDSEGNTMPLSANFTARVPLVSGEINKKNNKDLFKLFKIIYDDAFLRKNIIGIQIMPNGSLLMLNRNYNYQIDFGGLINVERKFQNYKAFFQKVSLDSSLYKYKKIDLRFTEQVVCTK
- the murC gene encoding UDP-N-acetylmuramate--L-alanine ligase, coding for MNLNQIHNVYFIGIGGIGMSALARYFKAIGKHVSGYDKTPSILTSELIESGIDIHFEDDISLIPSNYYVENTLVIITPAVPFTHSEWNFFMERGYELKKRAEVLGIITKDTFCFAVAGTHGKTTTSSILGHILYESGADVTAFIGGIVENYDSNLIGNGKTVTVVEADEFDRSFLHLHPNIACVTSMDADHLDIYGTSDAIEASFVEFADKIKDKKNLFITNELPIDGIVCAVNQEAVFQALNVRIENSSYVFDVKTPNGLIKDLRFGLPGKHNLMNALMALAMAVTYGTPTDAVARALDSFKGIRRRFSCQIKSDNLVYIDDYAHHPTEINAVHQAVRELYPGKKVLAVFQPHLFSRTRDFADNFAKSLSAFDEVFLMEIYPARELPMEGITSQWLMDKMTNEHKKIVNKEDLISEILANDAAVIVTIGAGDLGEMVPSIKKALYESF
- the murG gene encoding undecaprenyldiphospho-muramoylpentapeptide beta-N-acetylglucosaminyltransferase; the protein is MTKHKFILSGGGTGGHIYPAIAIANELKFRFPDADILFVGAKDKMEMQKVPQAGYEIKGLWIAGLQRKITFQNAMLPLKFIDSLWKSRKIIKQFKPDVVIGTGGFASGPLLKMANSMNIPTVIQEQNSYPGITNKLLSKKANSICVAYEHLERFFPQDKITLTGNPVRQDLLDIESKREEAIAHFKLDRNKKTLLILGGSLGARRINQLIEKQLDKLLSLNVQVIWQCGKFYFEDYKKYNQYNVQVMAFIERMDLVYAASDVVISRAGASSVSELCIVGKPVIFIPSPNVAEDHQTKNAQAIVDKKGAILLKESQLDDDFSLVFESLIKDPGKQEQLSQNIKLLARPNATAQIADEIVKLIK